Proteins encoded together in one Xyrauchen texanus isolate HMW12.3.18 chromosome 50, RBS_HiC_50CHRs, whole genome shotgun sequence window:
- the LOC127641406 gene encoding vascular cell adhesion protein 1-like codes for MASSLLLTLLLPIAAVSHMVELTPKVLMKVGDRREVTCSMTSCQESLELKWTPLQDKPLYATIKNHGRESVLIFANVTKNHEIDIICTATCGKEKKQKTTAIQVYSFPRNPVISGNDRLILGKANLLTCEVSSVYPSEYLEVELLYGDNVLKGKKVESGKDSLSYSYTFVPSSEDDGKAITCRASLDVEDIPTNEMTKETSGLMRVLSAPHNVRVSEPTTLLLGSMLNLTCEAKGNPKPVFTWTAIKPDGQSVEVGKHQELFIQNVSLSDAGTYQCGVSNDLGKEKANVSVVIQAPPMNTIIEASPQGVLKEGESVSISCLSNGVPVTRMVLSRVVDNKETELKAFDGAETSIKLTSVKLADSGIYICQAFNEYGNQTTTLSLTVETPPRNMTVEVFPSTKVQEGQNITICCHSVSFPPSAVVLSKLESETNIYSPNGVFHLFNLTLNDTGLYQVNVTNNLGFETEVFTINVMEKRFNPSSGWNDFITPAVCLGAAATLLIVVAYLRRAEKKGSYNFTKFNQGTV; via the exons ATGGCTTCAAGTTTGCTTTTGACTTTGCTTCTGCCAATTGCAG CTGTTTCACATATGGTGGAGCTGACACCCAAAGTTCTGATGAAAGTGGGCGACAGGAGAGAGGTGACCTGCAGCATGACATCTTGCCAGGAGAGTTTGGAGTTGAAGTGGACCCCGTTACAAGATAAACCACTGTACGCTACTATTAAGAATCACGGCAGAGAATCTGTGCTGATATTTGCCAATGTGACAAAGAACCACGAAATAGACATAATATGCACAGCAACCTGTGGGAAGGAGAAAAAACAGAAGACAACAGCAATTCAAGTATATT CTTTTCCAAGAAACCCAGTTATATCCGGGAATGATCGATTGATATTGGGCAAGGCAAACCTCTTGACCTGTGAAGTGTCTTCTGTTTACCCTTCGGAGTATCTAGAAGTGGAATTGTTATATGGAGACAATGTTCTAAAGGGGAAAAAAGTGGAATCTGGCAAAGATAGTTTGTCGTATTCTTACACATTCGTACCTTCAAGTGAGGACGATGGAAAGGCAATAACCTGCAGAGCATCACTCGATGTAGAAGATATACCCACCAATGAGATGACCAAGGAGACATCTGGACTCATGAGAGTTCTGT ctgcaccacataATGTGAGAGTGTCTGAACCGACCACACTCTTACTGGGATCCATGTTAAATTTGACCTGTGAGGCAAAGGGCAACCCGAAGCCTGTGTTTACATGGACGGCTATTAAACCAGATGGCCAATCTGTTGAAGTGGGGAAACATCAAGAGCTCTTCATACAAAATGTGTCCTTATCAGATGCTGGTACTTACCAGTGTGGGGTTAGCAATGATTTGGGGAAAGAGAAGGCAAATGTTTCAGTTGTCATTCAAG CACCTCCAATGAATACAATCATTGAAGCAAGTCCACAAGGAGTTTTGAAGGAAGGTGAATCTGTGAGCATTTCCTGCCTGTCTAACGGTGTTCCAGTAACCCGTATGGTGTTGAGCAGGGTGGTGGACAACAAAGAAACCGAACTAAAGGCCTTTGATGGGGCTGAAACATCAATAAAACTCACCTCGGTCAAGCTGGCTGACTCTGGCATCTATATATGTCAGGCTTTCAATGAGTATGGGAATCAGACGACTACTCTCAGTCTAACCGTTGAAA CACCACCCAGGAATATGACAGTAGAGGTCTTCCCATCTACCAAGGTTCAGGAGGGGCAGAATATCACCATCTGTTGTCACTCCGTGAGCTTCCCTCCATCTGCGGTGGTCTTGAGTAAGCTGGAAAGCGAAACCAACATCTACTCCCCTAATGGCGTCTTCCATCTGTTCAACCTCACTCTCAACGACACAGGGTTATACCAGGTCAACGTCACCAACAACCTGGGCTTTGAGACAGAGGTTTTCACTATTAATGTTATGG AGAAAAGATTCAACCCTTCATCTGGTTGGAATGACTTTATAACCCCTGCAGTTTGCCTAGGAGCAGCTGCGACACTGCTTATTGTTGTGGCGTATCTGCGGAGAGCTGAAAAGAAGGGATCATATAACTTTACGAAGTTCAATCAAGGCACTGTGTAG